A segment of the Lentisphaerota bacterium genome:
TGGCGACAGCGGTCATCGGCACCGTGAAGGGCGATCTGCACGACATCGGCAAGAACCTCGTCGGCATGATGCTCGAGGGTGCCGGGTTCCGGGTGGTTGACGGCGGCATTGACGTCCCGCCCGAAAAGTTCATCGAATTGGCCCGGACCCATGGCGCGCGCGTGATCGGCGTCTCGGCTCTGCTCACCACGACGATGACCAACATGAAGCTCGTGGTCGACGCCGTCAAGGAATCGGGCATCGGCTGCAAGGTGATGATCGGCGGCGCGCCGGTCACCCAGGCCTACAGCGACGAGATCGGCGCGAGCGGCTACGCCCCCGACGCCGCCTCCGCCGCCGACTTGGCCAAGAAGCTCTGCGTGGCCTGAACAGCCCCGACAGTCTCAGGCGGAATCTCTGACTAAGACAGGCGGTGGACTCCGGTTCGCCGCCTGTCCGCTTTCCCCGAAATGGGTATCCGCCGTTTACCAAGCGGTTCATCCGTCTCTCAGACGAAGCAGAATCGGGGACAGGCAAATTGTGCGCGGGTCTTAATCTTGAGTCTTAATCTGCCGTCGTGTGTTATTGCTTGCCTGTTCCGGATTCACTCGGATTCCCTTCGATTCCCTTGAATGGGTGGTTGATGTGCGCGAAGATCCAAGTCCGGAGGCTGCCGATACCGT
Coding sequences within it:
- a CDS encoding cobalamin-binding protein, producing the protein MSNEAICQALMKGRAAEVKTLVQQELDAGAKPATILNEGLLQGMGIIGAKFKKNEVYVPEVLIAARAMKAGMEILKPHLVAAGVQPLATAVIGTVKGDLHDIGKNLVGMMLEGAGFRVVDGGIDVPPEKFIELARTHGARVIGVSALLTTTMTNMKLVVDAVKESGIGCKVMIGGAPVTQAYSDEIGASGYAPDAASAADLAKKLCVA